In the Streptomyces cinnamoneus genome, GGCGTGGTCTCCATGCGCTTCGGCCTCACGGACGGCCAGCCGAAGACCCTCGACGAGATCGGCAAGGTCTACGGCGTAACGCGTGAGCGCATCCGTCAGATCGAGTCCAAGACGATGTCGAAGCTGCGTCACCCGTCGCGCTCCCAGGTGCTGCGGGACTACCTCGACTAGTCCGGACGGCTCGCCGGTTCATCCCCGCAGGGCCCGGTTCCTCTTCGGAGGAGCCGGGCCCTGCGGGCTTTTCCGGATGCGGTGACCGCCATTCCGTCTGACGCTGGGTAGGCAAGTGGTTCCGTTCCGTCAGGAGGCGGTATGCGTGCCCTGAGTTGCTCACTGGCGGCGGCGGCCGCGTTGCTGCTGGTGGCGGTTCCCGGTCCGGTCCGGGCCCGGGACCGCGGGGTCGTCGGCGGGCAGACGGTGAAGATCACGGATTCCCCCTGGGTGGCGGCCCTGGCGAGCCGTGAGCGGTTCGGAGCCATACGGTCGGGCCAGTTCTGCGGCGGAGCCGTGGTGGGCCCCAGGACGGTCGTCACGGCGGCGCACTGCCTGACCCGCGAGGTGCTCGGGGTGGACGTGGCCGAGGCCAAGGACCTGCGGGTCATCGTCGGGCGTGGCGACATGAACGGGAACAACGGCACCGAGGTGTCGATCCGGAGCATCTGGGTCAACCCGGCGTTCAACACGGAGTCCAACGCCGGGGACGTCGCCGTCCTCACCCTGGAGCGGCCGCTTATGGCCGGTTACGCGATCCCGATGGCGCCCGCCGGCGACCCGGCCTACGAGCCCGGCACGGCGGCGGGCGTCTACGGATGGGGCGACACGACCGGGGCGGGCACCTACGCGAAGACCCTGCACGCGGCCAGGGTCCTCGTCCTGGACGACATGCTGTGCCGGCACGCCTACCCGGGCGGACCGGAGGGCGCGTACACCCCGTCGACCATGCTCTGCGCCGGCGTGGCGCTGGGCGGCCGGGACGCGTGCCAGGGCGACAGCGGGGGCCCGCTGGTGGCCCGTGGGCGGCTGGTGGGGCTGGTGTCGTGGGGCAGCGGATGTGCTCAGCCGGGCCGCCCCGGGGTCTATACGCGCATCTCGGCCGTCGCCGCGCTGGTCCGGGCCCACAGCGTCGACCACGCGCCGGCAGGGGCGCACCCGCCAGCACAGCCGTCCGCCCATCCGGCACAGCCCGTGATGGCGCCTCCGGCCGCCGCCCCGGGCCCGGCGCCGGTGACTCCTCCGGCCATGCCGCAGACCACCCCTGCGGCACCTCAGGTGGGGCCTCCGGCCGCCGGTCCGCCCGCCCTTCCGCAGCCCTCGCCGCCGGTCGTCGCGCGGCCGGGGAGGCCGGCGTGAGGCCGGCCGGGGGAGCGGTGGGTCACTCAGGGGTGACGCAGGGTACGAGAGCGGGCGGCCTCCCCAGTGGGGAGGCCGCCCGCGGCTGCCCGGTCCTGGATGACCGGACCTCGCTCGTCGTCGGATGCGATGTGTCAGCGGTGAATCGCGGACTCAGCGGTCCTCGTCGGACACGGACGCCGGCACGGCCGTCAGCCGCTCCGTCTCGTCCTGTATCTCCGCGGCGATCTTCTTGAGTTCTGGCTCGAACTTGCGGCCGTGGTGGGCGCAGAAGAGCAGTTCACCGCCACTCATGAGCACGACGCGCAGGTATGCCTGAGCGCCGCACCGGTCGCAGCGGTCAGCGGCCGTCAGCGGGCTCGCGGGGGTCAGAACAGTAGTCACGTCGCCTCTTCTCTAGCTCGACGAGCTGTCGTACCAGGGTCAACATCCAACCAGGCCGAAAACGTTCCCGCTCGTGGCTTTTCCTCGAAACTTCCTTCCGAGTGAGCCGGATCTTGACGGTTGGCGGCGAATGAGCCGTATTGCGTGGGCTTACGGTTTCACGTCGCTGGGGGTTGTCGTCCTCCCGGCCGGCTTGCCGGGTTGTTCTTGAGGACGTGCCCGGAGCCTAAATGGTTCATGCCTCGAAGGGAACGTGATGTGCACGTCACTCCATCGAGCTATCGAACGCGTGATCGACTCTCGATTAGCATGGTTGTTCTTAAGGGTGGCGGCACAAAGGCTCTATCAGGCCTCGGTACCCTCTGAACGGCGACCGAGCCACACATGTGCCCCCACTTGGGCCAGACAGAAATTCAGCGAGGAGCGAACCGCGTGACCGCCGATACGTCCGTGCCGTCCACTGCGTTGCTGACCGGGGCAGACCGGGACGGATCCAACTACACCGCGCGGCACCTGCTCGTCCTCGAGGGCCTCGAAGCGGTCCGCAAGCGGCCCGGCATGTACATCGGCTCGACGGACAGCCGCGGTCTGATGCACTGCCTCTGGGAGATCATCGACAACTCCGTCGACGAGGCCCTCGGCGGGTTCTGCGACCACATCGAGGTGATCCTCCACGAGGACGGGTCGGTGGAGGTCCGCGACAACGGCCGCGGCATCCCGGTGGACGTCGAGCCCAAGACCGGGCTCTCGGGCGTCGAGGTCGTGATGACCAAGCTGCACGCCGGCGGCAAGTTCGGCGGCGGCTCGTACGCCGCGTCCGGCGGTCTGCACGGCGTCGGCGCCTCCGTCGTCAACGCGCTCTCCGCGCGCCTGGACGTGGAGGTGGACCGCAACAGCCGGACCCACGCGATCAGCTTCCGGCGCGGCGTCCCCGGGATCTTCACGGAGTCGGGCCCCGACGCGCCCTTCGACCCCGCCAACGGCCTCCTCAAGGGCAAGAAGGTCCCCAAGGCCCGCACCGGCACCCGCGTCCGCTACTGGGCCGACCGCCAGATCTTCCTCAAGGACGCCAAGCTCTCCCTGGAGACGCTCTACGGCCGCGCCCGGCAGACCGCGTTCCTGGTGCCGGGCCTGACGATCGTCGTCCGCGACGAGCGCGAGCTCGACGGCCAGGCCGTCACCGAGGAGACCTTCCGCTACGACGGCGGCATCAGCGAGTTCTGCGAGTACCTCGCCCAGGACAAGGCCGTCTGCGACGTCCTGCGGCTGTCGGGTCAGGGCACCTTCAAGGAGACCGTGCCGGTCCTCGACGACCGCGGGCACATGACCCCGACCGAGGTCACCCGCGAGCTGGGCGTGGACATCGCCCTGCGCTGGGGCACGGGCTACGACGCCACGGTCAAGTCCTTCGTCAACATCATCGCCACCCCCAAGGGCGGCACGCACGTGACGGGCTTCGAGCGCTCGATCACCAAGACGGTCAACGAGGTGCTGCGCTCCTCCAAGCTGCTGCGCGTGGCCGAGGACGACGTCGTCAAGGACGACGCCATGGAGGGCCTCACGGCGGTCGTCACGGTGCGGCTGGCCGAGCCGCAGTTCGAAGGACAGACCAAGGAGGTGCTCGGCACCTCGGCGGCCTCCCGGATCGTGGCCAACGTGGTCGCCAAGGAACTCAAGGCGTTCCTGACCTCCACCAAGCGGGACGCCAAGCAGCAGGCGCGGGCCGTGCTGGAGAAGGTCGTCGCGGCGGCCCGTACCCGCATCGCGGCCCGGCAGCACAAGGAGGCCCAGCGGCGGAAGACCGCCCTCGAGTCCTCCTCGCTGCCGGCCAAGCTCGCCGACTGCCGCAGTGACGAGGTCGAGCGCAGCGAGTTGTTCATCGTCGAGGGCGACTCGGCGCTGGGCACCGCCAAGCTGGCGCGGAACTCCGAGTTCCAGGCGCTGCTGCCGATCCGAGGCAAGATCCTCAACGTTCAGAAGGCGTCGGTCTCCGACATGCTGAAGAACGCCGAGTGCGGCGCGATCATCCAGGTGATAGGGGCGGGGTCCGGCCGGACCTTCGACATCGACGCGGCGCGCTACGGCAAGGTCATCTTCCTGGCCGACGCCGATGTGGACGGCGCGCACATCCGGATCCTGCTGCTGACCCTCTTCCAGCGCTACATGCGGCCCATGGTGGAGGAGGGCCGGGTCTTCTCCGCGGTCCCCCCGCTGCACCGGGTGGAGCTCACCCACCCCAAGAAGGGGCAGGACAAGTACATCTACACCTACTCCGACAACGAGCTGCGGCAGACGCTGCTGGAGCTGGAGCGGAAGAACATCCGCTACAAGGAGGGCATCCAGCGCTACAAGGGTCTGGGTGAGATGGACGCCGACCAGCTCGCGGAGACCACGATGGACCCGCGCCACCGCACCCTGCGGCGGATCAACATCAGCGACCTGGAGGCGGCGGAGCGCACCTTCGACCTGCTGATGGGCAACGAGGTCGCGCCGCGCAAGGAGTTCATCACCAACTCCGCCGCCACGCTCGACCGCTCGCGCATCGACGCCTGACCTCGGGGCCTGGTCCGGGCCCCTGACCTCGGGGTCCTGGCCCAGGCCCTGACCGCGGGTCCGTGACCCGTCCGCCGTCGGGCACCCGTCCGCCGTCGGGCACCCGTCCGCCGTCGGGTACCCGTCCGGCCGTCGGGCACCTGATGTCCTCCACCTCCGGGTGGAGGCGGTTCTCCACCCGCGCTCCACCCCGAACCCACCCGTACGCCGATCCCGTCCGAGGGCCGGCTGCGTACCGTCGGACGTGTCGTTGATCCGTGCCGAGGCGCGGGGCGCCCGGGCTCCGCGCGGGCGCCGGCGGACACATCCGGACGGGAGGAGACGCGGTGCCGATCGAGAACTGGACCGAGTGGCCCACCCGTGAGGCGCTCTCCTCGTTGGGCGTGCCGCGCCGCCGCCAGGTGATGGCGTGGCTGATACGGCTGGGCCTGGCCGGGCTGTTCCTGTGGCAGGTGTTGCGCGAGGGCGTCTTCCGCGGGTGGGGCTTCGGGGTCCTCGCCGCCGGTGTCCTGCTCTGCGCCGTCGCCATCCGCTGCTGTTACCGCACGACGCTGGAGCGGCGCCTGTGGACGTCGGTCGGGTTGCTGGCGGTGCTGGTCGTGACGGGGGCGGCCGCGCAGGCAGGGGGGTCGCACGTCGGGGCCACCGGTGTGTGGTGCGTCGCGGCGGCCGTCGCCGTGGAGCGGCTTCCGCTGGGATACGGGCTGGCTCTCGCGGGGGTCGCCATGGGGGCGTATGCCCTGGTGAGCGAGAAGAGCGTGCCGGGCACCGCGGGGACGGTGGCCGGGGTGCTGCTCATCGGGTACGCGCTGCGGCTGGACGAGGAGGCGCGGGGGGCCGGCTTCCGGCTGCTGGCCCAGGAGCGGGCGGCGCGCCGGGCGGAGGCGGAGTCCGCGGCGCTGGCGGAGCGGGCCCGGATCGCCCGGGAGATCCACGACGTGCTCGCCCACAGCCTCTCCGCGCAGCTCGTCCACCTGGAGGCGGCACGGCTGCTGATAGAGAGCGGGGCGGAGCGGCAGCGGGTCCTGGAGCGGGTCACGGCCGCGCGGGGGATGGCGCGGGAGGGGCTGGCGGAGACCCGCCAGGCACTGTCTGCCCTGCGCGGCGAGATGACCCGGGCGGAGGACTTCCTGCGGGAGGTGACGGCGACGGAGGGGGCACGGCTGGAGGTGACGGGGGAGGCGCGCACCCTGCCGGCGGAGGCGGGGCTGGCCGTGCGCAGAGCCGCCCAGGAGGCGCTGACCAATGTGCGCAAGCACGCTCCGGGAGCGCAGGTGGAGGTGAGATTCACCTATCTGGAGCGAGAAGTCGAGCTGTGGGTCCGTGACGGCGGGGCGCGGGCGGCGGTGGGCGGCCTGGCGGCGTCCGGAGCCGGGTACGGTCTGCTCGGGATGCGGGAGCGCGCCGAACTGCTCGGCGGCACGCTGGAGGCCGGGCCCGCCGGCCCGGACGAGGAGGGGTTCGTGGTGTGTCTGCGGGTGCCGGCGTGATGGCTGGTGGTGGTCCGAGTGGGGGGAGCGGGGC is a window encoding:
- a CDS encoding DUF7455 domain-containing protein is translated as MTTVLTPASPLTAADRCDRCGAQAYLRVVLMSGGELLFCAHHGRKFEPELKKIAAEIQDETERLTAVPASVSDEDR
- a CDS encoding S1 family serine peptidase; the encoded protein is MRALSCSLAAAAALLLVAVPGPVRARDRGVVGGQTVKITDSPWVAALASRERFGAIRSGQFCGGAVVGPRTVVTAAHCLTREVLGVDVAEAKDLRVIVGRGDMNGNNGTEVSIRSIWVNPAFNTESNAGDVAVLTLERPLMAGYAIPMAPAGDPAYEPGTAAGVYGWGDTTGAGTYAKTLHAARVLVLDDMLCRHAYPGGPEGAYTPSTMLCAGVALGGRDACQGDSGGPLVARGRLVGLVSWGSGCAQPGRPGVYTRISAVAALVRAHSVDHAPAGAHPPAQPSAHPAQPVMAPPAAAPGPAPVTPPAMPQTTPAAPQVGPPAAGPPALPQPSPPVVARPGRPA
- a CDS encoding sensor histidine kinase, translating into MPIENWTEWPTREALSSLGVPRRRQVMAWLIRLGLAGLFLWQVLREGVFRGWGFGVLAAGVLLCAVAIRCCYRTTLERRLWTSVGLLAVLVVTGAAAQAGGSHVGATGVWCVAAAVAVERLPLGYGLALAGVAMGAYALVSEKSVPGTAGTVAGVLLIGYALRLDEEARGAGFRLLAQERAARRAEAESAALAERARIAREIHDVLAHSLSAQLVHLEAARLLIESGAERQRVLERVTAARGMAREGLAETRQALSALRGEMTRAEDFLREVTATEGARLEVTGEARTLPAEAGLAVRRAAQEALTNVRKHAPGAQVEVRFTYLEREVELWVRDGGARAAVGGLAASGAGYGLLGMRERAELLGGTLEAGPAGPDEEGFVVCLRVPA
- a CDS encoding DNA gyrase/topoisomerase IV subunit B, with product MTADTSVPSTALLTGADRDGSNYTARHLLVLEGLEAVRKRPGMYIGSTDSRGLMHCLWEIIDNSVDEALGGFCDHIEVILHEDGSVEVRDNGRGIPVDVEPKTGLSGVEVVMTKLHAGGKFGGGSYAASGGLHGVGASVVNALSARLDVEVDRNSRTHAISFRRGVPGIFTESGPDAPFDPANGLLKGKKVPKARTGTRVRYWADRQIFLKDAKLSLETLYGRARQTAFLVPGLTIVVRDERELDGQAVTEETFRYDGGISEFCEYLAQDKAVCDVLRLSGQGTFKETVPVLDDRGHMTPTEVTRELGVDIALRWGTGYDATVKSFVNIIATPKGGTHVTGFERSITKTVNEVLRSSKLLRVAEDDVVKDDAMEGLTAVVTVRLAEPQFEGQTKEVLGTSAASRIVANVVAKELKAFLTSTKRDAKQQARAVLEKVVAAARTRIAARQHKEAQRRKTALESSSLPAKLADCRSDEVERSELFIVEGDSALGTAKLARNSEFQALLPIRGKILNVQKASVSDMLKNAECGAIIQVIGAGSGRTFDIDAARYGKVIFLADADVDGAHIRILLLTLFQRYMRPMVEEGRVFSAVPPLHRVELTHPKKGQDKYIYTYSDNELRQTLLELERKNIRYKEGIQRYKGLGEMDADQLAETTMDPRHRTLRRINISDLEAAERTFDLLMGNEVAPRKEFITNSAATLDRSRIDA